In the Dictyostelium discoideum AX4 chromosome 6 chromosome, whole genome shotgun sequence genome, aaaaaaaaaaaaaaaaaaactatattcTATTTTCATACTtatgaattattttatttttatttttaaatttacaatgaTGGTACAAGATTTGTTACTTCTTgtaaaaactttttagaTTCTACTTTACTATTTGGTTTATAAAATGGATTGCTTGttgtatttataaataatgttTGTAATCtcttaaaaaactaaaaaaaaaaaataatatataattagtatttttgaaaataataaattgaaattggaaataataaagaaattaaatgtaTTGATAATAggactttttaaaaaacttactaattttaaatcagaATCTTTAATATCTGATGTATCTAAAACTACAATAATGAACTTAATTTTTGTGTTTGTTAAATATCCATATCTAGAGATAATaaatagtattttttttttttttttttttaattttaataattgttagTTTTGTACaaagtttaaaatatttataatatattttattcatACACTTTATAATCTTCAGTTGGGTATAATAAACCTAAATACATATCACTTGGTAACTTTTTGTTTGAACCAGctaaatgaaaaaaacaaaaaaaaaaagatgggATTAGTATGAATgaaaacaagaaaaaaaaaagattcattGAATTACCTACGTTTATCCTCTATAATATCTAATGAACAATGAACGATATagtgtaattttaatttattttcatcagtTATACTTGATGAAAAATCTTGAATAAATAATGGGTTattctatttaaataataaactattaataaataaataaaaaaaataaaataaaaacagaaTAAGTGTTGGtttaattatcttttttacttACTCCCTTTCCAACGATTGCGACACAAAcaattttcttcattttgaGACGTATACTTTTGATgtgttaattaaaaaaaaagaaaaaaaattaaataaaaaaaagattttttcattttatttttcatttttttttttttttttttttttttttttttttcatttttttttttttttttttttttaaacaattagttttatttatttttagtatgAATttagtttataaaaaaagagcacccaaaaatacacaaaatCACATAAATTagattggttttttttaatattgcaGATATGTTTTACTTGTGCAACagtttcaaatgataatgccattaaaatttggaatttaaatccaaatcAATAACAACATCAATAACAGTCGTACTACAACAATAATACTAACAGCAATGAATAAATGTGGTACACTAGTTGAAACCAGCGTTAATAGTTCATTAAAGATTTgctcaaaattatttaattttggtggTTAGTATGCTTTATTAAGCAGCGCTTGTTATAGTAGAATTGTAATGTTGTGGTGGATTTAGATGTTCATGGATCCAaagtggtggtgatgataatttctttttcatttcaaCTCATTTATGTGCTGATGAAAAGCATTACTTTTATCCTGGTGGTATCGATGTCAGGATGTTGGTGAAACTTGTCATTTCTCTGatcaattcaatttcatattCTTCATTACTAtctacaaatacaacaactaTTACTACCTATACCtgaacaacaaattcaaataaaaaaaaaaaaagaataaaaaagaaaaaaatgatcttaggatttttttaaattaaaaaatattaaaatttatttttatttttattaagttTTGATCAAAACAGaattaatttagttttaaaaaaaaaaaaaaaaaaaaaaatataaattgtaaataaatatttaaattcaagtcaaaaatatttttttttatataaaatttatccCCACTCGTTGttcttcaaaataaaaaaataattacaaaaaatgaatgataaataattaaattctaaaaataaggATTCTCATATTAGAACTATCacattcaattttttatgtttttataaatagaaattttttttatttttttattttttattttattttattttttttttttttttattcgccttttttttcgtttttcattttttttttttttttttttttttaattgaaattaataaactattttcaGAACTAAAAAGAAAACAGAATGGAAGCATTTCAAAAGATTCACCCATTAGAATTTTATAGAAAATATTTAGTTAGATCAGTTAGACCAGATGGTAGATCTTTAGACGATATAAGAAAGACAACAATTTCAACAGGTTCAATAACCACAGCAGATGGTTCatcatttgtaaaaattGGTAGTACATCAGTAGTTTGTGGTGTTAGAGCCGAAGTTGGTGAAAAACCgtcaattgataaatcaaaattttcaacattaaatgttcatgaaaataaaaatatatgtaagtctttgattattaattttttttttttaaatttttaatattaatatatttaaataataataatattataataataaataaataaataaagttatAAATATAGAATTAGGACCAATTTGTTCAAATACATTTTCATCAAGTAAACCTTCAGATATAGCAATGTCATTATGCTCAAGATTAAATTCACTTATAAATCGTTTAGAGATACCAGAAACAGATTATTACTTTGATGAAGAAGGTAAAGCATTATGGTATTTATATGTAGATGTTTATTGTTTAGATTATGATGGAAATATATATGATGCTGCTGTACTTTCAATAATATCAGCTcttaaaaatggtaaattataaattataaattatataattattaaggtatttttataaaaattctattactaatatttattattaattattagtaaaattaccaaaaggAATTATTGAgaataatgatgaattttATAAAGATTTAGAATCACCACAAcgtaaattaaatattcaacattatttaatcccattatcattttcagtAATTGATGACTATATACTAGCAGATCCATCATTAGATGAAGAGAAATTATCATCAGgtacaattaatattacatataatgaattaaatgaaatttgtttattactTTCAAGTGGAACAAGTTTAatatcaaaaacaaatttaaaaacttgtATGGAAAAAGCAAAAGAAAGATCTACTTTCATTatagatttaataaataatagtaataataatgataataataataataataataataatgtagaaatgaaagaataataataaattaaatttttttttaacatgaattttttaattttatttatttaatttatttatttccattttatttttgaatttgataaagatTCATCTAAAGATTGAATTATTGGATGGTTAATACCTaaattttgttgaattttaattctaaattgTTGAACTTTCTTTAATTGTCTCATTGAGATTAAAGATTCTAAAGCTACTTGATAGATGTTATATTGGATTGAACATTCATAACGACGTTGATCATCTTGAATCATACGTGCGCATTGTTCAATGAGATCCAATGGCGCCATATTTATTGTTAAGATTTCAACGAATGCTTCAATTGGTATATCAGATACAAatgattttgtaaaaatGCCTTTCTTCTTTGGTAGTATACTATTAATGTATTGCCAATCTTGTAATCTTGATCTACTAGTGAGTTGATTGTAAAGatagattttatttgaaacttTATAATTCTCTTTATAACTTATTGGTGACGATAATTTATCTTTTGGTGCACTTGGATGATAAactaaacaataataaattgtatCACTAACTGATTTACCAATTAATGTAGTTGGTCTTGGTACTCTTTGAAATATTGGATCACCCTTTAAAGCTAATTCACTATCAAAttgttcaattttaatttgtctATCTAATACTGATAAATAAGTTTCAacttgttttaaataaatatctaaattattattattaatactattaccagtttgttgttgttgttgttgttgttgttgtttaccAAAATTTACACAccattgatttaataatattacttttctatttaaatctttttcttgAATTGCCATATATAGATTAATATAGATTTCTTCATttctttgattattttgtttttgtaaaGTTATtacatcattaaatttaccaattcTTCTTAAATAACCTAAAAACATATCATATAAACCAAATTTATTACTATCactaattgaatttataaccTCAAAGAATAATCTTGTATTTAAACTATTGTATAAATAATGCATAACCATTAAACTTGCATCCATATCCATTGATATTACTGATTGTCTaagtatttcttttttttcctttatagttttataatttgttAATTTCCTTAACtcttgatttaaattaaatgatttaaaacttGATAATTGTtctgaattatttgaattatttgaattattattattattattattattattattattattattattattattattattattacattgatttttttgattttcatcttcttgttgtgatgaagaagattgttgtaaaatgtttttatgtttatttataaatttatttgtattttttaattcttcattctcttctaataatttcaaaaattttgtATTCAATTGATCTAATGATAATTGTAatgattctttttcttgtatAACTTTCATCATATTAGATCTATAAGTATTTTCTTTAGATTCAAACTCTttattcatttgaatttttacatttctaattaaattatcagcatcaatattattattattattattattattattattattattattattattattattattattattattattattattattattattattattattattttgagttACCAAAGATGTCactgctgctgttgttgttgttgtcgttgCTTTTGTTGAGTTTTTAAGTgtttgttgctgttgttgttgttgttgtttttgttgtggttgttgttgtggaggTGGTGGTAAAGGTTTTTTAGTTATTGGGGTTGGTTTTGTATCTTGTAAAAATGGAttcaaatcatcatcattctTACTTGGATTGGATTCTTTATTGTTACAAGAAGATGTGGATGTATTTAAGAATGGGTTTAATTCCTCTtctgatttattatttatactaGAGTTTTGCATTAAAAATGGATTTaattcatcttcatttttaagtgtttgttgttgttgttgttgttgttgttgttgttgttgttgttgttgttgttgttgttgttgttgttgttgttgttgctggaGTTGATTGTTATTTGAGGTttgttttgataaaaatggGTTTAAATAGTCATCTTCACCTACTAAATGTtgttttgtattattactaataggTATTGGAGGTAACTTCTTATTCGATATATCATCGTTTGATGTTAAAAATGGGTTATCATCacttgaaaaattattattattattgttatttgttAAAGGAGTTACAGGTAGtgattttctattattattattattattattattattattattattattattattattattattattattattattattattattattattactattattatttttgttattattagaaaGTGGATCAGTTATTAAATTGGCCCCATCTACTATTTTGTTGTTTGATGGTAAATCAAATGGGTTATCTTCAAAAGGGTTCATTGTGGTATATCAACTTTCGActttacaaaaaaataaaaaaaataaaaaaataaaaaaaaaaacaaaaacacaataaaaaaaaaaaattaaaaaaaataaaaaaaaaaaaatttaaaaataatcaatttccCATTTTTccaagatttattatttttgttaagaataaataaagacAGActggaaaaataaatatattttttttttaaatttttttttaattttatttatttactattttattttattatttaaaaaatattattttttttattatattatttggttaatttttttttttttttttttttttttttttttttttttttttttttttttttttttttttttttatgtataattatttaattttttaattttttaatttttttaattttttagtttgtaacaccaaaatttaaatcatatcTACTTGAAGCTATCATTGGATCTAAAATaagaatatttgaaattgttgctTTTCCATTAACCATTGTTGCAGCGTTATAAGGAATAGATGAAGTTGGTAGAGGTGATGGAATAATTGAAAGTGTAACTGAATCAGCTGTAATAAtatattgttgattttggtaTGGTggattaatgaatttaaatagaCCTAATGAATCGGttgattgtttttgaattaagGTACCATTGGCAAATAATAAACTAACGGCAACACCTTGTTTACCTTGCTCCCATGGTTCTTGaataccattaccatttgtATCAATAAAGACAATACTACCAAGGGTAATTGGTTTTGGAGAACAGTGGGCTACAAGTTGACCAAGACCCGATGCTTTGCCAAAGGTAACTGGATTGACTGTATCTGAATTATCAGTGAGATAAACTTGGAATGAAGAACGAAGGGTaccattgttattgttataaaATTTGACTACACCTTCGAATACAGTTGTAGCATCGAATGAAGCTGATGCAACCTCTGGGAAACCTGGAACTTGGAAAACTGAAAGACCACCAGTATCATCATGACCAATTTGACCTTTTCTAAAGTTATCATTATAGAATTCACCAGTACCTGGACCTTCAATTTGACCTTTATAACCTGATGGACCTGTATGAGAACCAATAGCACCACCACATTTACCATCTCTTTCTGGGACATAAACTCCATTGACCAAACAAATACGTAAAATATCTGGTGCCGATACGAAACTACCTTGATCACCTTCTCTATCTCTGATACCGATAACCATATCATTACCATCGAATGTAATTGATGCAACGACTGGTTGTGGATTGTCATCGATATCAATCCATGGTTGCCATGTACTGTTACGACAGACTGTATTTGAATCAAAATTCTTACAACCTCTGCTATAATTTAATGGTAGAGTGACAACCTTTGTGAAGACTTGAGTGACTGGATCAAAAGAGTGAATGATTGCATTCATATCTGGGATGGTTGGACCACCACAAACTGAACCTGTATAATATTTACCTTGATGGAAGTTGATTGCAAATGGTTGCCAGAAATATTTGTCTTGGGTTCTTGTACAACCAAATGGAACCGTAAATCTTTGAGTGTTTGTTTTATTTGGCTGAGTATCCAATGgcattataataatatcacgGGTTTGTAAACCAACTACTGCCAAACTACGAGTGTATGgattaataacaataccaCCAAATGCTGTACGATAAATCTCTGAAATTCTAAAATCTGTATCTAAACTAATGTCCATACCTAAAATATCATCAGTACCTTCTGTATCTTTTTCAAGGAAAGAATCAATTCTAGTGTATAGTGAATTTCTACCGGTTACAGTATCGATCTTATAGATTGCATTAAGACGTCCAGGGCCATAATCTGTACCAAACTTGGTGAATGCTGAGGCGTAAAGTTGTTTCTTACTACGATCATAGGCTAGACCATAGGTTGTACCTGATTCATAATAGAAGGATAGTGGAGTGATTTGATTATGTTGAGTAGAATTGTATGGGAACATAACGATAACTGGTTCACCAGTGTTTGGACCATTTTCATCACTATTACCAATGACATAACAACCTACTGAAAGATTTGGTACATCATTACATGTTTCTTCATTGGTGATGAAAGAGAAATCTGCAAATCCTGCTGGAACGGTGTAGGTGTTTGGAAGAATTACTGAAGTTGGTCTACATGTTTCAACCTTATCGCCTGAACCAGTTGGAAGTGCTGGCGTACCTACTGTAATCAAATAATTACCATCTTGTACAAGATTAAAGAATGAATATGAACCGGTTGAATCTGTAAGAGTGGAGTTGAAAGGAGTCTTACTATCGGCATAGTAAATATAAACTGGAATCTTTGAAAGTGGTATATCTTTAGCTGTACCAAATTGACCACTGATATCGTATTTACCGTTACAATTGTAATCTTTGAAAACTCTACCAGTGACATTCTTAAGACTTGGTCTAATTACACCAAGATTAACTGGTTTACATTTATATTGAGAGAATGGACAAActatattatcatcatcatttgcATCCAATGTAAACATTGTAGAATTAAAGGTACCCAATAATAAAGAGTTTGTTGGTGAGCCAGTTACATTGAATTTAGTTGTTAGCCAACCAGATCCTGATGGAGGAATCAAGGTGAGTGTATAATTACCAAGTTGAAGGTTTGGAATTGAGAAACTACCATTGGCTGCCACTGGTGAGGTTGCAACAACAGTACCAATTGGAACTGTAGTTAAACCACCATTAACGGCTTGATTGGCAGATTTCAATTGAACAGTAAAGTTACCTGGTGGAACTGAACCCATTTCAAAGAGACCATCTTGTAAAACATCATTCCAAACGTAACCAAATACACCCATTGTAGTGAAAACAAAACCTGCATCATGAGTAGGGTCAAGGTATGGTGCTGtatataaatttgattcattatcaaatctTGAACGAATATCGGATGATGTAATAATAAGATTAAATGCATCAGTTCTACCATTAGGGAATGCATTGTTTTCTACTTGATTTGATGTTGACACTAATTTGGTTGGAGTGATTGAATAACCGGCTGGTATGACAAATTGAACGATATAATAACCTAAACGTACATTATCAATGTAATAGTAACCTTGAGAGTTTGATACTGCTTTCAATGGGTTACCATCTGAACCCATAACTGGTTGACCATTGTTATTTAAGAGAAGTACAGTAACATTTGGTAATGGTTtttcatcaatatcaaaGATACCATTCTTGTTGGTATCAATAAAGGTTCTAACACCCAATGCAACATATGGGGTATTTATACCAACATTGGCTTTGTTGTACGCTTGTCTACAACGACTAACACTTGATACAGTTACTACATCTGGTCCTGGCATTGTGAATATTGGTGTTGTACGATTTAATGGGAAGAATCTATTGTTGACTAAACCAGTAGTGGTGAAATTTGAAATGATATAACGAGGTGGAATTGAAACTGTCATATAGTAGGAACCTGGTGGAACGTTTGGAATTGAATATTTACCATTTACATCTGTGACTGCCATTTGAATTGGTTTGCCGAAAATATCATTTGGAGTGGAACCATCTGCATTAAAGAGTGTAAGGTTTACATATGGGAAACCAATTTCATTGATATCAAAGATACCATTGAGATTACCATCGGACCATGATTGTTGACCAATACTGTAACATGGGATTACAATACCTGCATCATTGTTTAGATTTTTCCAAGTATTTGATCCATAGGTTGTATCCAATGTAAAGTTATTCAAAACAATTACTTGACCGTTTGCTGTGGCTCTTGACATACCACCTGTCAAAATTGGTGAATAAGTAGTACCTGCAATATATTTGGTACTATTGGCAGGTATAGTTAATCTTACTACATAGGAAGGTCCACTTGATACATTTTGgaataaatatttaccatTGGCAGTTGTTACTTGACTTGAAATTGGTTTACCTAAAATATCCAATGCTGGTGAAAGATCTGAAGATACTAATAATTCAACTTTAATACCATCTGCACCAACTTCACCATTGTCTAAtagtgaattattatttgaatcaatcCAAATAGTATCAcctaaatatatttttttttttcatcaaattatattaaaaaaacaaattattaataaaaataaaaattttaataaaaataaaattatatttaaaaaaaatttaatactttaccaataataaatgattgtGGAACATAACCAACATTGAATGTATAATTCTTATTGAAAGCCTTGAGATTATCTGATGGAACTGTACgtaatgtattattataaatttcaatatcTAAACATAATGTATTATTACCTTTTAAGAAATTATCTGGACCTGATATACCAAGTTGATAGGTTGGATTTGGTGGTATGAAAGTTAAACAATCGTTACCAGTttctaaattatcaaaaatgtAGAAACCATTGGCATCAGTTTGTTTGGTCTTTGAACCAATTGAGATTGTAACATTTGCAATACCTGGTTCATCTACATCTTTCTTACCATTGTTGTTAATATCTAAGAATACAAATCTACCAATTGCTATCTTGGGTGGAACAATACCAAAGTCTTGATAGATATTGATATAGTTTGCTTTAAGATTCCAAGTTGAATCAATTAGCATAAGTGCTTTATCATTTTGACTGAGATCAATACTGATGTAACCAGTTGCATTTGCCTTGTTATCTTGAAGAGTATTATTGGAGATTGTAAAACCAACTGGTGGAGTAATTGCTAAATTGTAAACTCCTGGGTATAAATTATCGAAAATGTAGATACCACTTGGATTTGTTACGGTAGATGTTATAAAGTTAAAGTTACTATCATAAATTCTAACAGTAATACCTTCAACTGCAGGTTCATATGATTCAGCTCCACCATTACCATTCTTATCTACCCAAATATATGTTCCAACTGCATATTTGTATGGGGCTAAACCAAAATTAACAGTGGCATCTTGATAGGTATCTTCAGTATGACTTGGAATTGAGAATCTTTGAACGGTTGGACTGAATACAGAGACATTGGTACAAGCAATAGCATTAGAATCACCTCTATTAAATGTTGTTGGAGTTAAGAGAGTTGGATAAAATTCTTTTGGTACAGTGAGTGAAACGCAATAATTTCCTGGAGCTAAATGGGTAAAGATGTATGTTCCATTGGcatctgttgttgttgttgcaatGGTTTGTGATAGGTTAGAACCACTTCTTA is a window encoding:
- the trappc2l gene encoding trafficking protein particle complex subunit 2-like protein, which produces MKKIVCVAIVGKGNNPLFIQDFSSSITDENKLKLHYIVHCSLDIIEDKPGSNKKLPSDMYLGLLYPTEDYKVYGYLTNTKIKFIIVVLDTSDIKDSDLKLFFKRLQTLFINTTSNPFYKPNSKVESKKFLQEVTNLVPSL